In one Nicotiana tomentosiformis chromosome 6, ASM39032v3, whole genome shotgun sequence genomic region, the following are encoded:
- the LOC104092141 gene encoding calcium-binding allergen Ole e 8-like — MATNATKPSVYLQDMEEVKKVFARFDANGDGMISGDELSGVLKALGSDTSPDEVERMMAEIDTDRDGCINLQEFADFCKSDDSVDGGAKELKEAFDLYDQDHNGLISAAELHQILNRLGQNCTVQDCTRMITSVDADGDGNVSFEEFKQMMCNNSKK, encoded by the coding sequence ATGGCTACCAATGCTACCAAGCCTTCCGTTTACCTTCAAGACATGGAGGAAGTCAAAAAAGTATTCGCGCGCTTCGACGCCAACGGCGACGGCATGATTTCCGGCGACGAGCTTTCCGGCGTATTGAAAGCCTTAGGATCCGACACTTCGCCGGACGAAGTTGAACGTATGATGGCTGAAATTGATACCGACAGAGACGGCTGCATTAACCTACAGGAATTTGCTGATTTTTGCAAAAGTGACGATTCCGTTGACGGCGGTGCTAAGGAACTCAAGGAAGCGTTTGATCTTTACGATCAGGACCATAACGGCTTGATTTCTGCTGCGGAGCTTCACCAGATCCTCAACCGTTTGGGCCAGAATTGTACCGTTCAGGATTGTACTAGAATGATCACCTCCGTTGATGCTGACGGTGACGGTAACGTTAGCTTTGAGGAGTTTAAGCAGATGATGTGTaataatagtaaaaaataa